In Nocardioides sp. zg-1228, a single window of DNA contains:
- a CDS encoding pyrophosphate--fructose-6-phosphate 1-phosphotransferase, whose translation MPKRVAILTAGGYAPCLSSAVGALIETYDATDPDIELIAYRHGYHGLLTGNSVTVGPEERVGAALLHRFGGSPIGNSRVKLTNDDDCRRRGLIGEGETALEVAAARLQADGVDVLHTIGGDDTNTAAADLAAHLEARGSHLTVVGLPKTIDNDIVPIRQSLGALTAAEETGRFARNVLAEHGSNPRMLIVHEVMGRASGWLTASAARAYMAWHAEQDWLPGIGLDPRTWAIHAVYVPEIHIDLAAEAERLRAVMDETGCVNIFLAEGAGIDDIVADLEATGETVGRDPFGHVKIDTINPGQYFADRFSEAIGAEKTMVQKSGYFSRSAPANETDLALVREMAELAVACALEGRAGVIGHDEDRGDELRAIEFERIAGHKPFDASQQWFTDLLAGIGQA comes from the coding sequence ATGCCGAAGCGTGTTGCGATCCTGACGGCCGGCGGATACGCCCCGTGCCTGTCCTCCGCGGTGGGGGCACTGATCGAGACCTATGACGCCACCGACCCCGACATCGAGCTCATCGCCTACCGGCACGGCTACCACGGGCTGCTGACCGGCAACAGCGTCACGGTCGGTCCCGAGGAGCGCGTCGGCGCCGCGCTGCTCCACCGGTTCGGCGGCAGCCCGATCGGCAACAGCCGCGTCAAGCTGACCAACGACGACGACTGCCGCCGTCGCGGGCTCATCGGCGAGGGCGAGACCGCCCTCGAGGTGGCCGCCGCGCGGCTGCAGGCCGACGGCGTCGACGTGCTGCACACCATCGGCGGCGACGACACCAACACCGCGGCGGCCGACCTGGCGGCGCACCTCGAGGCCCGGGGCTCGCACCTGACGGTCGTCGGCCTGCCCAAGACCATCGACAACGACATCGTCCCGATCCGGCAGAGCCTCGGCGCGCTGACCGCCGCCGAGGAGACCGGGCGCTTCGCCCGCAACGTGCTCGCCGAGCACGGCTCCAACCCGCGGATGCTGATCGTGCACGAGGTGATGGGCCGCGCCAGCGGCTGGCTCACCGCGTCGGCCGCGCGCGCCTACATGGCCTGGCACGCCGAGCAGGACTGGCTGCCCGGCATCGGCCTCGACCCCCGCACCTGGGCGATCCACGCGGTCTACGTGCCCGAGATCCACATCGACCTGGCCGCCGAGGCCGAGCGGCTGCGCGCCGTGATGGACGAGACCGGATGCGTCAACATCTTCCTCGCCGAGGGGGCCGGCATCGACGACATCGTCGCCGATCTCGAGGCGACCGGGGAGACGGTGGGCCGCGACCCGTTCGGCCACGTCAAGATCGACACCATCAACCCGGGACAGTACTTCGCCGACCGCTTCTCCGAGGCCATCGGCGCGGAGAAGACCATGGTGCAGAAGTCCGGCTACTTCTCCCGCTCCGCGCCGGCCAACGAGACCGACCTGGCGCTGGTTCGCGAGATGGCCGAGCTGGCCGTCGCCTGCGCCCTCGAGGGCCGGGCGGGCGTCATCGGGCACGACGAGGACCGCGGCGACGAGCTGCGCGCCATCGAGTTCGAGCGGATCGCCGGCCACAAGCCCTTCGACGCCTCGCAGCAGTGGTTCACCGACCTGCTCGCCGGGATCGGCCAGGCCTGA
- a CDS encoding arylamine N-acetyltransferase: MDDDTVVGAYLARLGLDAAPPATLAGLRELHRAHVARIPYDNLSTMLGRPDPVDPVAAAARAAGGRRVGYCFQQNGALGWLLERLGFAVSRRHGHVWFRPEDQLGTALNHLVLVVSGLPADDNPGGHWWADAGLGEGFAEPLPLVRGDHVVDGWSFGIGAGYGAQAAGRPTGPAAWTYRHLPGGVLRGLVVTSRDHSAEAVEAAHDTLSRGPDSPFRRVVVAQRIDGAHQRTVRGLVHQVMTRGGKDQRDLTSYAEWRGALVDDLLLAVDDVSDDEWASLWERTRAAHRAWDEAGRP, from the coding sequence GTGGACGACGACACCGTGGTCGGGGCCTACCTCGCGCGCCTCGGGCTGGATGCCGCGCCGCCCGCGACGCTGGCCGGGCTGCGCGAGCTCCACCGTGCCCACGTCGCCCGGATCCCCTACGACAACCTCTCCACGATGCTCGGCCGTCCCGACCCGGTCGACCCGGTCGCGGCCGCCGCGCGTGCCGCCGGCGGTCGGCGGGTCGGCTACTGCTTCCAGCAGAACGGCGCGCTCGGCTGGCTCCTGGAGCGGCTCGGGTTCGCCGTCAGTCGTCGCCACGGCCACGTCTGGTTCCGGCCCGAGGACCAGCTCGGCACCGCCCTCAACCATCTGGTCCTCGTCGTGTCCGGGCTGCCCGCCGACGACAACCCCGGTGGCCACTGGTGGGCGGACGCCGGGCTGGGGGAGGGCTTCGCCGAGCCGCTGCCCCTGGTGCGCGGCGACCACGTGGTCGACGGGTGGTCCTTCGGCATCGGAGCGGGCTACGGCGCGCAGGCGGCCGGGCGCCCGACGGGGCCGGCCGCCTGGACCTACCGGCACCTGCCCGGCGGCGTGCTGCGGGGCCTGGTCGTCACGTCCCGCGACCACTCGGCCGAGGCCGTCGAGGCGGCGCACGACACCCTGAGCCGGGGCCCGGACTCGCCCTTCCGCCGCGTCGTCGTCGCCCAGCGCATCGACGGGGCGCACCAGCGCACCGTGCGGGGACTGGTGCACCAGGTCATGACCCGGGGTGGGAAGGACCAGCGCGACCTGACGTCGTACGCCGAGTGGCGCGGCGCGCTGGTCGACGACCTGCTGCTCGCGGTCGACGACGTCTCCGACGACGAGTGGGCGTCGCTGTGGGAGCGCACCCGGGCCGCCCACCGGGCCTGGGACGAGGCGGGTCGCCCGTGA
- a CDS encoding MFS transporter translates to MLTRLGFPHVGEHRRFVAAIVADTVGSGLFMPITLLYFIAMTDLSLVQVGSALSISALLTMPGAFVIGALVDRFGPRRMMLAGNLVQAAGMVAYLWADSLLAVALWATLLNLGRQSFWGSFGNVVTAISAPGEREVWFGFLQAVRNLGYSVGGVLAGLALQIGTDLAYQSVVVVNAVTFVLAFVLLLDVPDHRAAHADDAPVEGWGVVLRDGAYLRLVAGQLGFVAGMMVLNFALPVYVAETIALPGWVVGAIFTLNTAMVGLCQGLVVRRMNGQVRARMMGLAQVVFVVGYALFVLAGWLPVWLAVVAMLVGAAVYTSGELVGGPVFSATAAEAAPDHLRGRYLGLFQLSWGIGGAVTPIAFTWLLAQGQTTLWWVLALVAVVSAAYLQRLPRVLPAAGRRVTDRSEQAEPDTA, encoded by the coding sequence GTGCTGACCCGTCTCGGCTTCCCCCACGTCGGGGAGCACCGCAGGTTCGTGGCCGCGATCGTCGCCGACACCGTGGGCAGTGGGCTGTTCATGCCGATCACGCTGCTCTACTTCATCGCGATGACCGATCTGTCCCTCGTGCAGGTCGGGTCGGCGCTGTCGATCTCGGCGCTGCTGACGATGCCCGGGGCCTTCGTCATCGGCGCCCTCGTCGACCGGTTCGGCCCGCGCCGGATGATGCTCGCGGGCAACCTGGTCCAGGCCGCCGGCATGGTGGCCTACCTGTGGGCCGACTCGCTGCTCGCCGTGGCGCTGTGGGCCACCCTGCTCAACCTCGGGCGCCAGTCGTTCTGGGGGTCCTTCGGCAACGTCGTCACCGCGATCTCGGCGCCGGGGGAGCGGGAGGTGTGGTTCGGGTTCCTCCAGGCGGTGCGCAACCTCGGCTACTCCGTCGGCGGCGTGCTGGCCGGGCTGGCACTGCAGATCGGCACCGATCTCGCCTACCAGTCGGTCGTGGTGGTCAACGCGGTGACCTTCGTCCTGGCGTTCGTCCTGCTGCTCGACGTGCCCGACCACCGCGCCGCACACGCCGACGACGCACCGGTCGAGGGCTGGGGCGTGGTCCTGCGCGACGGGGCCTACCTGCGCCTGGTGGCGGGCCAGCTCGGATTCGTGGCGGGCATGATGGTGCTCAACTTCGCGCTGCCGGTCTACGTCGCCGAGACGATCGCCCTCCCGGGCTGGGTGGTCGGGGCGATCTTCACCCTCAACACCGCGATGGTCGGGCTCTGCCAGGGACTCGTCGTACGCCGCATGAACGGACAGGTCCGGGCCCGGATGATGGGCCTGGCCCAGGTCGTCTTCGTGGTCGGCTACGCACTGTTCGTCCTCGCCGGCTGGCTGCCGGTGTGGCTCGCCGTCGTGGCCATGCTGGTCGGCGCCGCCGTCTACACCAGCGGCGAGCTCGTGGGCGGGCCGGTGTTCAGCGCGACGGCCGCCGAGGCCGCCCCCGACCACCTCCGGGGCCGCTACCTCGGGCTGTTCCAGCTCAGCTGGGGCATCGGGGGAGCGGTGACCCCGATCGCGTTCACCTGGCTGCTCGCGCAGGGGCAGACCACGCTGTGGTGGGTGCTGGCGCTGGTCGCCGTGGTCAGCGCGGCCTACCTCCAGCGGCTGCCGCGCGTGCTGCCGGCCGCCGGGCGGCGGGTGACCGACCGCTCCGAGCAGGCGGAGCCGGACACGGCCTAG
- a CDS encoding DUF1028 domain-containing protein encodes MTFSIVARSDDGESWGVAVASKFLAVGSAVPAAAAGIGAVATQADANTSYKYLGLAHLDDGATAQVALDRLVEDDEDREHRQVGIVDSDGNAATFTGAECFAWAGGTTGRSGERGGYAIQGNILTGPEVVEAMERAWIGAEGRSLERRLLAALAAGDEAGGDSRGRQSAALLVVRDGAGYGGHDDVAVDLRVDDHADPVAELTRLVELNELYLTASTPEEQVPVDDALMIELESLAKAEGKDSFREWVGSENYEMRVAPGLRPAWIDRRVLAILRGDAQ; translated from the coding sequence ATGACATTCTCGATCGTGGCTCGGTCCGACGACGGTGAGTCGTGGGGCGTCGCGGTGGCCTCCAAGTTCCTGGCCGTGGGTTCGGCCGTGCCTGCGGCCGCCGCGGGCATCGGCGCGGTCGCCACGCAGGCCGACGCCAACACCTCCTACAAGTACCTCGGCCTCGCCCACCTCGACGACGGCGCGACCGCCCAGGTCGCCCTCGACCGGCTGGTGGAGGACGACGAGGACCGCGAGCACCGGCAGGTCGGCATCGTCGACTCCGACGGCAACGCCGCGACCTTCACCGGAGCCGAGTGCTTCGCCTGGGCGGGCGGGACGACCGGACGCAGCGGTGAGCGGGGCGGCTACGCCATCCAGGGCAACATCCTCACCGGACCCGAGGTGGTGGAGGCGATGGAGCGGGCGTGGATCGGCGCCGAGGGCCGCTCGCTCGAGCGCCGCCTGCTCGCCGCGCTGGCGGCGGGCGACGAGGCGGGCGGCGACAGCCGCGGGCGCCAGTCCGCGGCGCTGCTCGTCGTGCGCGACGGCGCCGGCTACGGCGGCCACGACGACGTCGCGGTGGACCTCCGGGTGGACGACCACGCCGACCCCGTCGCCGAGCTGACGCGTCTGGTCGAGCTCAACGAGCTCTACCTGACCGCCTCGACGCCCGAGGAGCAGGTGCCGGTCGACGACGCACTGATGATCGAGCTCGAGTCGCTCGCCAAGGCGGAGGGCAAGGACAGCTTCCGGGAGTGGGTCGGGTCGGAGAACTACGAGATGCGCGTCGCGCCGGGCCTGCGGCCGGCCTGGATCGACCGTCGGGTGCTCGCGATCCTCCGGGGCGACGCGCAGTGA
- the glpK gene encoding glycerol kinase GlpK, whose protein sequence is MSILAIDAGTTGVTAVVVTPDGRIAATGYQEFRQHFPRPGWVEHSAEEIWQATIEATREVLTKVDQSELTAIGITNQRETIVLWDRETLGSPRRAIVWQDRRTADICDRLRAEGHEDRVAELTGLRLDPYFSGTKLTWLAENEPHTWALVQSGRYAVGTVDSYLIARMTRGTWHVTDVSNACRTLLLDLESGEWSDELCELFGVPRDALPDLVPNWGEIAPTDPATFLGLSLPIAGVAGDQQSALFGQTCFDEGESKCTYGTGSFVLTNTGSTAVRSDAGLLSTAAWRSPDGGLTYALEGAIFVTGAAVQWLRDGLQIVGSAAETAAVAATVDDSDGVVFVPALTGLGAPHWDPHARGAILGITRGTTRAHLVRATLEGIAFEVRDVLETLPELTTLRVDGGAAANDFLCQLQADQVGRAVERPEIVETTALGAAFLAGLGTGVWDSTDELRATWSLDRRFEPGGDRGALDAAYARWSEAVERSKGWASLG, encoded by the coding sequence GTGAGCATCCTGGCCATCGACGCCGGCACCACCGGGGTCACCGCCGTCGTCGTCACGCCCGACGGCCGGATCGCGGCCACGGGCTACCAGGAGTTCCGGCAGCACTTCCCGCGGCCCGGCTGGGTCGAGCACTCGGCCGAGGAGATCTGGCAGGCCACCATCGAGGCCACCCGCGAGGTGCTCACCAAGGTCGACCAGTCGGAGCTGACGGCGATCGGCATCACCAACCAGCGCGAGACGATCGTGCTGTGGGACCGCGAGACGCTCGGCTCGCCGCGGCGGGCGATCGTGTGGCAGGACCGGCGCACGGCAGACATCTGCGACCGGCTCCGCGCCGAGGGCCACGAGGACCGGGTCGCCGAGCTCACCGGCCTGCGCCTCGACCCGTACTTCTCCGGCACCAAGCTGACGTGGCTGGCCGAGAACGAGCCGCACACGTGGGCGCTCGTCCAGTCCGGCAGGTACGCCGTCGGCACGGTCGACTCCTACCTCATCGCCCGGATGACGCGCGGCACGTGGCACGTCACCGACGTCTCCAACGCCTGTCGCACCCTCCTGCTCGACCTCGAGTCGGGCGAGTGGTCCGACGAGCTGTGCGAGCTCTTCGGCGTCCCCCGCGACGCTCTGCCCGACCTGGTGCCCAACTGGGGCGAGATCGCACCGACCGACCCGGCCACCTTCCTCGGCCTGTCCCTGCCGATCGCGGGGGTCGCGGGCGACCAGCAGTCCGCGCTCTTCGGGCAGACCTGCTTCGACGAGGGCGAGTCCAAGTGCACCTACGGCACCGGCTCCTTCGTGCTCACCAACACCGGCAGCACGGCCGTGCGCAGCGACGCCGGCCTGCTGTCGACCGCGGCCTGGCGCTCCCCCGACGGTGGGCTGACCTACGCCCTGGAGGGCGCGATCTTCGTCACCGGAGCGGCGGTGCAGTGGCTGCGCGACGGGTTGCAGATCGTCGGCAGCGCCGCCGAGACCGCGGCCGTCGCCGCCACCGTGGACGACTCCGACGGCGTGGTCTTCGTGCCCGCGCTCACGGGGCTCGGGGCACCGCACTGGGACCCGCACGCCCGGGGCGCCATCCTCGGCATCACCCGCGGCACCACGCGCGCCCACCTCGTGCGCGCCACGCTCGAGGGGATCGCCTTCGAGGTGCGCGACGTGCTGGAGACCCTGCCCGAGCTCACCACGCTGCGCGTCGACGGCGGCGCGGCGGCCAACGACTTCCTCTGCCAGCTCCAGGCCGACCAGGTGGGCCGGGCCGTGGAGCGTCCGGAGATCGTGGAGACGACGGCGCTGGGCGCCGCCTTCCTCGCCGGGCTCGGCACCGGGGTGTGGGACTCGACCGACGAGCTCCGCGCGACGTGGTCGCTGGACCGCCGCTTCGAGCCCGGCGGCGACCGCGGCGCACTCGACGCGGCCTACGCCAGGTGGAGCGAGGCCGTGGAGCGGTCGAAGGGCTGGGCGAGCCTCGGCTGA
- a CDS encoding GNAT family N-acetyltransferase, which yields MSAAQWRRATADDAVALRDLERVASQVGLAHVFGELPYPDDDVLARWVLLLDDPEVSVEVVEDGQGLVALAAHDGSTLRHLAVRPDHWSAGLGREGFLRAEAAGARRLWVLEANARARRLYESLGWAPSGVTQECPWPPHPTEVEYAAP from the coding sequence GTGAGCGCGGCGCAGTGGCGGCGGGCGACCGCGGACGACGCGGTGGCGCTGCGCGACCTCGAGCGCGTCGCGAGCCAGGTCGGGCTCGCCCACGTGTTCGGCGAGCTGCCCTACCCCGACGACGACGTGCTCGCGCGCTGGGTGCTGCTCCTCGACGACCCGGAGGTGAGCGTCGAGGTCGTCGAGGACGGGCAGGGGCTGGTCGCCCTCGCCGCCCACGACGGCTCCACGCTGCGGCACCTGGCGGTGCGGCCCGACCACTGGAGCGCCGGGCTGGGCAGGGAGGGCTTCCTCCGCGCCGAGGCCGCGGGAGCACGGCGGCTGTGGGTCCTCGAGGCCAACGCCAGGGCGCGCCGGCTCTACGAGTCCCTCGGCTGGGCACCCAGCGGCGTCACCCAGGAGTGCCCCTGGCCGCCCCATCCGACCGAGGTGGAGTACGCCGCTCCCTAG